The Aulosira sp. FACHB-615 genomic sequence GAATATTGACTAGTTGGGATTTCAATCCCAGTAGTTCTGCTACACCACCGCATAGTTCGATGGGGATTTTACCTGTTCGTTGGTAGTTATTGACTAAAGCACGACGCAGTACATCTCGTTTCCACGGCATTCCTAAATGTTGCGACAGCATTTGAAAACAAGCCAAGGTGCTATCTACTGGCCCTCTTCCTTGAATGTAAGGATATTTGACTTTTTGGCTATCTTCTAAATCTTCTTCCAGTTCTGGATTTAACGGAGCATAAGCAGCTTCCGCCCAAATTTCTGCCTCAAAAGATGAACTCGTCGAGTCAGGGGAAGGGAAATTAATTGGTAATGTCGGGTCAATAAAACCAACTAAGCGAACTTCTCCACTAATCTGTGCTGACATTTCACTTTTGTTGAGCTGTTCTCCTACAGCATAATTAGAACCTTGAGAACTGACCAACCACAATAAATTTGGATCTAGTTTCTGAAGTGATGTTTTACCAGAAGGTAAATTCAGAATGGTTGCTTGGTATTTTGTTGCTAAGGCAAGTTCTTTTAAATCTTCTCTAACTTTGCCCCGTCGTTCTAATTCTGCCCCTAACAAATCAAAAATTTCAATTAAACTGCAAGTATTCCGAAAGAATCTGGCTATTACTGGTGTTGACTCTAATAGTCCTAAAAATTCTGATGCTTTGATTGTCAAACACAAAGTTTCACATGATGCAATCGCTGTTTCACAAGCTACACCTCGCAGCACACTTGTCCAACCTAAGATTGATCCTGGTTTTAGTAATTCTAAGGTATCTGGGACATTAGCTCCAGGTGCATATCCTAATAAACGAGCTTGCCCTTGATAAATAATCGCTACTCTTGCAGGCAGATTTTCTCTGACAAGAATTGCCTGTCCCATTCTGTAGCGCAATGGTTCTAGTTTTGCGGCGATGCCCTCAATAGTATGAATGTCGAGTTGGTCAAATGGGGAGATGCTTGTTAAGAACTCAACGATTGTGGCTGTACTGGAGGTCATTTTGTTAGTAAAGTTGGGGTAGGTGCATCTTCTAGGACTTTCAGAGGTGTTTTTTCTATTTCTTCGTTTAGCCACGTCTCGAAAAAATGGTTGAGTAGAACAGAACGCATCCCATCATCTAGTTGTGCAGGAATGAGCTTTTCTAATTTAATGATCACTACCCAATTCTCTAGGCGCATTGGTGGCCATAGCTGTCCTGGTTGAGATATCAGTAGTTTCTGAACAATCTCTTTATGGGGTTGACCAATTGCCACAGGGCCAATCAATCCCCCTGTTTGGACTTCTTGTCCTTGGGAATATTCTTTGGCGCATTCTGCAAATGTTTTTTCTCTTGCTTTAATCCGAAAGTAAAGTTCTTGTGCTACTTCTGGATCTGATGTACGGATTAAAGAATAGATAACTTTATCTAGTTGTGATTTATGCTGTAGAAAATAAGATTCTAGCTTTGCTCCCCAAGTAGCTATTTTAAATTTTTCTATCCTCAATCCTCTTGTAGCGAGAGCTTCTAATTGCACTTCATTCATTCCGTAATTTTTGAGAGTTGAGGCAATTATTTCTGGTGTAGTTAAGTGATTTTCTTGGTGAAATTGCTTTATAGCATAGGACTTTTCTTCTGCTGTAATGTTGATCTGGGCAATTGCCTTTTCCACAATCAACCATCGGACTAACTGTGGCAGCATTTGACTACTAGCCAGCATTGTTAAAACCTCGGCAGCAGTAATTATTTGGTTGCCAAATTGGATGTAGCTCACGAAAAAGACAAGCTCAAAAGAGCTTGGGTAGATTGCTTTACTGCTAGTGATATATGTTGTTAATATCACCCTACTGCATCATGTCTACTAAAATGCCTACTTGGCAACCTTAGCTTTACCTAATTCTGTTCAGAATTTCTTTATGTATGTGGTATGTACTGATACCAATAAAATAATCAATCAGCTGCCTGCCAGAAATACGGACTGGCAATTGTGGAGTTGGCAGCGATAATCTCCACACCCCAACAGCCCAACGCACCAACGCCCAAAAAACAGGCACTCACGAGGGAGGCGATCACAGTTTGGTGTAAGAACTTGGCGAGTGGTTTTATGCGGCAGCAGCGAATGACGATGTATTTGTGATCAATGAAATACTCAGCTTGGTATTGGCGATGGTTCATATTTGCTCCTGAAAAAAATAAGACAGCCGAAGCTGTCTAAACTGATGATTATTGCCAAAGTCCGCTCAAATTAACGTCTGCATCCCAATTAGCATCAACTAAACCCGACTCAATCAAATGCAGACAAGCAGAATAAAGTATTTGTGTGTGGCATTGTTCTGTCCCTTTGACTGGAACATAATCTTGAATTTCTACGCACCAGCAAACTAGTCCATCTACCTGATGATCAGCGATTGCGATCGCTAAACATTTCATAAATTGCCAATAACGGAATTCCCACGGCTGGAGTTGGTCTAAGTTTCTGTCTCGATAACAACAGATTAACCTCCAAACCCACTGACGATATTTTGACAAAGATTCAGCTAAGTTTTTAACTTTGAATTTAGCTTTTTTGGTGGTTTTCCAAGTAAAGGGATTACCTAATCCGATTAGTAATTGCTGGCACAAATATTCGTCCTTTTTTGGTCTACCACAGTAGATCAATCTAGAATTGCTCACATAGCCAGCACGATATTTGAGGATGTTCATTTGATTTTTAAAAGCTTTCCCTTTGTTACGCGAAGGCGTTAGATAATGCTCACATCAAAATCAAGAGTTTTGACAAAATCCTCCAGCAAGCACTGGCGAATTGACTTATGCCAAATCCGGCGATCGCCATCCCACGCAAACTTTGCTCTACTCGCCAAATGGCGGTCTTCGTAACCAACTAAGGCTTTGATTTCTACCATTGGAGATTGAGCTAAAGCGATCGCATCCTCCACTAGTTTCGTCGGGTTCTTGTGGCGATTGAGACACTCGACCAACAACCGAACATCATCTGCTGCGCGGTGAACGGTGCTAATGCCGATGCCCATCCACAAGGCGAGGTCGGTTAATTTGTACCCACCGTGCGCGTTGATACTGTGATAGCCCCAATTGAAGTCACGCATAGCACACAGCCAGGGGACTGTAATCAAGTCTGGGAAAAACTTGTTAACCACCTCCGAATCAAACTCCGCATTGAAGGCCACCGCATAATCAGCGATCGCGGCCATCTCTCGCAAGAAAGCCAGTGCGGTTTTGTGTATGGGATGTGAGGTTTGGGTTAGCTTCGGGGAGATGCCGTTGATGGCTTGGGCGTGGTTGGTTGTGATTGGTAGTAGGGTTGAGATGCTGGCGATCGCACCCGAATACTCACCGATTTCGTAAAGTGTGGCTGCAATTTCGCAGGGGGTGTTTTCGTCGTCGGCAGTTTCTGTATCGAGTATTAGTAGTTTCATTTTTGCTCCTATAAAAAAGTAAGGCAGTTTTGTACTGCCTTTGACAAATTATTTTTTCAAATAACCAGAAATTTCAGATTCTTTTAACCCTTTGATAAAGCCTATCAATCCGTGAGGACAATCACATCCCAAAGCCTCCTGAAGAGTCGAAGAATTCAGATGATTTTCTTGACAAACAGTAGTGAAAATCTCCGAGTATGTTAACGCTAGATTTTCTTCTAATTGATAAACTCGCTGTTCTATTTTGTTAGCTAAATCTGAGATAGACATATTCCTCAATCAACAGCCTGAAGATTACGCGATTGAACTAACCGATCGCGCCACTCCTGATTCTCCAATAACGCACCCCAGGACTGAATTCGTGTGTTAATCGCAGTAGATTAATATCCCGTGTTAGCTGTTCTGCGTCTAAGGAATAAGTGCGATCGCGTCCGTCGTAATTGCCTTGCTGTTGGAGTTCTAGGTGAGTTGTGTATCCCCAAACTCTCACTAAACCATCATCAGGATTCACCTGAACAGCTAAATAGTAATCAGCAACCCAATTAGGAATATCCACCCACTCTTGCGGTACGCGAATTTCACTACTATCAATTGCTTCGCTGGGAACCAAAACTATGCGAATTTCCCCAATGGTGATTGCTGTACCATTGACTAATTCCCAGTGGCTTTGTGTGGTGGCTTCAGTATTCCAGACTTCTTCTAGCCAAGGCAGAACAGCTAATACAGAAAGGCGATTGATGTAGGCTTGAAAGCAGGTGCTTGGTGTGGGTAGACATTGGGTTGGTTGCCAAGCGGAATCTTGTTGAGTTTCGGATATTTCTAATAGTAAGTCCATTGAATTTCACAGAAATCTTCAGGGAGTTTTGGCGCAGCCGTAAGAACTTCTTTCGTAAAATACTGGTGAAGTGGAAGAAAAATTTAGCAGCCGACATTGGCTGCTAAAGAATTTCTACCGAACACCTACTGGGGTTCTTAGTCCAGCAACATAGCTCATCCACTGCTGAATGGCTTGTATCTCAGGAACCCCGGAAGTGATTGTGTCTATCACCTGCTCTTCATAGGAAAGAGATGCGTGATTCGGATCGAGATCGAAATGATGGTTTGCCGCCCATCCAAGGCAGATGGTTTTAATTAACTGGTCAACTCTCTGCTCAGAAAGTTGACTGGGATAATTTACGCCTTGAGACTGCAACCACTTTTTGATTAAATCAACAGGATAGTCGGTCAGAATACGGACTTGCTTAACCCTCACGTCATGCGGATGTGCTGCTGACGCGGGAGCTTTAGGTTGAGTCGATGGTTGGGGCTTTGTGACCGGTTTTGACGAGGGGTCTACAGCGTCTTCATCAAAATCTAAATCGTATTTCACACTACCCATTTTTAATTGAATGTTTTCAATGATGCTACCCCAGTCAGCAGCAGGATTCCATTGATAACGAATTTTAGCCTTAGTTGTGGCATCATACAAGGAACAAAATACGACGTTCTCATCCCCAGGATTAGCAACAATTTGCAGAGGTTTTGAAAAATCTTCTACCAATGATGCTGCCAGCAAGAAAGATTTACTAAAATTAGTTTCAATTCCGCTTCTGATAACATAAAGCTCATCGGCGCAGACAACAACATCTAGTTTCAGATTATCTTTGCCTTTAAATTCTTTACCAGTTAGTTTAAGCTCGCAGATATAACCTGTTAAAGCCTTATAAGGGACGGGAATTTGTTTGTCTTTATTAAAATCGTAGTTATACCAACCATAAACCCTGCCTTCAACTTCTAGTTTGTCTACATATAGATAAATGGGGTATGGGGGATTTCCTAAGCCTAGTTTGATTTCATTAACCATTGTTTATGTCCTCGAATTTTCATTGAATTTCTCAAGAGGATTAGCGGAGCAAATCGGAATCAAAAACTATCCAGTTCGTCCTCATTCAGAGCATCAGTTTTTTTGTAAATCTTGGCTTTATTCATCTGATGAACTGATTTTGAAATCAGTGGAATTGCCGCTTGCTTAACTGATTCTTTGGCTTTTTCAAACAAGTACTGTATGCACCCGTTTTCGTCTTCTTCGGGGTCAATCTGACCCCATAAAGAACAACCAATTTCGACTGATTCATAATCGCCTAAGTTGAATTTTCTTTGGTAACTAACAGAAATTGTTTTAATTTCCATAAAACTATTATTTTAAAACTTATAGAGGTTTAGCGTAGTTGTGTATTGAAAACTTTTAACAAGATTCCCCAGCCAAATACATGACTGGGAAATATAATTATTTATTCCGCATTAATGTAGTCAGTTGGATCTAATTGATATGGGGAAAATCCATCTGCATCACTACGGTAAATTGGCTCTACATAATCTAATACCACTTCATCCGCAATAATCTCTGTTCTTGTGCTAAGAGATGTAACTTGTGTGTCCATTTCTGGAATATCAATTCCTAATTGCTCACATATTTCTCGAATTTTTAGGTATTGAGGATGTATTTGTTTATCATGATGAGAATTGTGTCCATACCCCTCTGATTCCCAAGAACTAACAATTATTTTTGCCATAGTTTTATCCTTCTGTACTGCAAATTATGCTAAACTACCCGCCAGAAATGCTGGCTGATTGACTTTAAACTAACAACTTTCTCCCCAGAATCATCTTTTGATTGCTGCGGCTTTTCGATAGGCAGCAGTGAGTTGAGCAATCTAATCTGATGGTCAACATCTGCCACAGAATTGTAAATGTGGCAGGGGTCAATTTGCATTCCCAATGGTGTGGGAATGATTTTCAAATAATCATTTAATGCTTCAATGTAACCAGGGTTAAAGTTGCGAGTTTCGACATAACGACGCAGAGTAGTAAGTATTTGCAACGCCCTTCTGATATCCCCAACGCTGCAAGAATCAATCTGCGGCTGGCTTTCTTGATAGCCCTTAGACTTTTTCTCAAAAAC encodes the following:
- a CDS encoding peptidylprolyl isomerase, with amino-acid sequence MSYIQFGNQIITAAEVLTMLASSQMLPQLVRWLIVEKAIAQINITAEEKSYAIKQFHQENHLTTPEIIASTLKNYGMNEVQLEALATRGLRIEKFKIATWGAKLESYFLQHKSQLDKVIYSLIRTSDPEVAQELYFRIKAREKTFAECAKEYSQGQEVQTGGLIGPVAIGQPHKEIVQKLLISQPGQLWPPMRLENWVVIIKLEKLIPAQLDDGMRSVLLNHFFETWLNEEIEKTPLKVLEDAPTPTLLTK
- a CDS encoding DUF4326 domain-containing protein, producing the protein MNILKYRAGYVSNSRLIYCGRPKKDEYLCQQLLIGLGNPFTWKTTKKAKFKVKNLAESLSKYRQWVWRLICCYRDRNLDQLQPWEFRYWQFMKCLAIAIADHQVDGLVCWCVEIQDYVPVKGTEQCHTQILYSACLHLIESGLVDANWDADVNLSGLWQ
- a CDS encoding 3'-5' exonuclease → MKLLILDTETADDENTPCEIAATLYEIGEYSGAIASISTLLPITTNHAQAINGISPKLTQTSHPIHKTALAFLREMAAIADYAVAFNAEFDSEVVNKFFPDLITVPWLCAMRDFNWGYHSINAHGGYKLTDLALWMGIGISTVHRAADDVRLLVECLNRHKNPTKLVEDAIALAQSPMVEIKALVGYEDRHLASRAKFAWDGDRRIWHKSIRQCLLEDFVKTLDFDVSII
- a CDS encoding DUF1822 family protein is translated as MDLLLEISETQQDSAWQPTQCLPTPSTCFQAYINRLSVLAVLPWLEEVWNTEATTQSHWELVNGTAITIGEIRIVLVPSEAIDSSEIRVPQEWVDIPNWVADYYLAVQVNPDDGLVRVWGYTTHLELQQQGNYDGRDRTYSLDAEQLTRDINLLRLTHEFSPGVRYWRIRSGAIG
- a CDS encoding WGR domain-containing protein; protein product: METYLVYADAVNNSNKFWSAKVESNQLIVQWGRVGYKSQTKTHTFTNPQQAISKYNNLVFEKKSKGYQESQPQIDSCSVGDIRRALQILTTLRRYVETRNFNPGYIEALNDYLKIIPTPLGMQIDPCHIYNSVADVDHQIRLLNSLLPIEKPQQSKDDSGEKVVSLKSISQHFWRVV